A genomic window from Deinobacterium chartae includes:
- the rpsQ gene encoding 30S ribosomal protein S17, which produces MPKKTLQGVVVSDKADKTVTVKVERRFMHPLYGKVVTRTKKYAAHDESNEFKIGDRVEILSVRPISKTKAWKVSRLIERARGEA; this is translated from the coding sequence ATGCCCAAGAAGACCCTGCAGGGTGTCGTCGTGAGCGACAAGGCGGACAAGACCGTCACCGTCAAGGTGGAGCGCCGCTTTATGCACCCCCTTTACGGCAAGGTCGTGACCCGCACCAAGAAGTACGCGGCCCACGACGAGAGCAACGAGTTCAAGATCGGTGACCGCGTGGAGATCCTCTCGGTCCGTCCGATCTCCAAGACCAAGGCCTGGAAGGTCAGCCGCCTGATCGAGCGCGCCCGGGGTGAAGCATGA
- the rpsS gene encoding 30S ribosomal protein S19 yields MPRSLNKGPFVDGHLLDKVDALNDKNEKRVIKTWSRRSTIVPEMIGHTIAVYNGKQHVPVFVSEQMIGHKLGEFSPTRNYRGHGNDKSAKTSKRK; encoded by the coding sequence ATGCCTCGTAGCCTGAACAAGGGCCCCTTCGTCGACGGTCACCTGCTCGACAAGGTCGATGCCCTCAACGACAAGAACGAGAAACGGGTCATCAAGACCTGGAGCCGCCGTTCCACCATCGTCCCCGAGATGATCGGCCACACCATCGCGGTGTACAACGGCAAGCAGCATGTGCCGGTCTTCGTGTCCGAGCAGATGATCGGCCATAAGCTCGGCGAGTTCTCGCCCACCCGCAACTACCGTGGTCACGGCAACGACAAGTCCGCCAAGACCAGCAAGAGGAAATAA
- the rpsC gene encoding 30S ribosomal protein S3, with translation MGNKINPAGFRLGITRDWNSRWYASKKNYSKLLKQDEQIRQLVAKDLGHAGLARIEIERAGQQVNVIISAAKPGVVIGRGGESIKKLRETLERVVGAGVVSVNVAEIPNPNTSAPLVALRVAEQIERRFAFRRAMKQAAQRVMESGARGVKVVMSGRLGGAEQARTEKVLEGRVPLHTIRADIDYGTALAKTTYGVIGIKVLVFNGEVIGKSENRPAPLPQQRPARSGGEDRGNRRRPTARRRQGGE, from the coding sequence ATGGGAAATAAAATCAACCCCGCCGGCTTCCGTCTGGGCATTACCCGCGACTGGAACAGCCGCTGGTACGCCTCCAAGAAGAACTACTCGAAGCTGCTGAAGCAAGACGAGCAGATCCGCCAGCTGGTCGCCAAGGACCTCGGTCATGCGGGCCTCGCCCGTATCGAGATCGAGCGCGCCGGCCAGCAGGTCAACGTGATCATCTCGGCTGCCAAGCCCGGCGTTGTCATCGGCCGTGGCGGCGAGAGCATCAAGAAGCTGCGCGAGACCCTCGAGCGTGTGGTGGGTGCCGGCGTGGTGTCGGTGAACGTCGCCGAGATCCCCAACCCCAACACCTCCGCTCCGCTGGTCGCCCTGCGCGTCGCTGAGCAGATCGAGCGTCGTTTCGCCTTCCGCCGTGCCATGAAGCAGGCTGCCCAGCGTGTGATGGAGTCGGGCGCCCGTGGCGTGAAGGTCGTCATGAGCGGCCGTCTGGGCGGTGCCGAGCAGGCCCGTACCGAGAAGGTCCTCGAGGGTCGTGTGCCGCTGCACACCATCCGTGCGGACATCGACTACGGAACTGCGCTGGCCAAGACCACCTACGGCGTCATCGGCATCAAGGTGCTGGTGTTCAACGGTGAGGTCATCGGCAAGAGCGAGAACCGTCCGGCCCCCCTGCCCCAGCAGCGCCCCGCCCGCAGCGGTGGCGAGGACCGTGGCAACCGCCGCCGTCCCACCGCGCGTCGTCGTCAAGGAGGGGAGTAA
- the rplC gene encoding 50S ribosomal protein L3: MKGILGTKVGMTQVWKGDKVVPVTVVLAGPCPVVQRKTVDTDGYNAVQVGFFPKKETRVNKPLLGHFKKAGVGPTRFLREFRDLSVDGDTITADVFEAGEIIDVTGTTKGRGTMGVIRRWGFAGGPATHGAKKWHRRPGSIGQRKTPGRVYKGKRMAGHYGVERVTISNLEIVEVRPEENLILVKGGIPGPNGGLVILRSAAKGGK; this comes from the coding sequence GTGAAGGGCATCCTCGGCACCAAGGTCGGTATGACCCAGGTCTGGAAGGGCGACAAGGTCGTCCCCGTGACCGTGGTTCTCGCGGGCCCCTGCCCGGTCGTGCAGCGCAAGACCGTTGACACCGACGGCTACAACGCTGTGCAGGTCGGCTTCTTCCCCAAGAAGGAGACCCGCGTCAACAAGCCGCTGCTCGGCCACTTCAAGAAGGCCGGCGTGGGCCCCACCCGTTTCCTGCGCGAGTTCCGCGACCTGAGCGTAGACGGTGACACCATCACCGCCGACGTCTTCGAGGCCGGCGAGATCATCGACGTCACCGGCACCACCAAGGGCCGCGGCACCATGGGTGTCATTCGCCGCTGGGGCTTTGCCGGCGGTCCTGCGACCCACGGTGCCAAGAAGTGGCACCGCCGCCCCGGCTCGATCGGTCAGCGCAAGACCCCCGGTCGCGTCTACAAGGGCAAGCGCATGGCCGGTCACTACGGCGTCGAGCGCGTCACCATCAGCAACCTCGAGATCGTCGAGGTGCGTCCTGAGGAGAACCTGATCCTCGTCAAGGGCGGCATCCCCGGCCCCAACGGCGGCCTGGTCATCCTGCGCTCCGCCGCCAAGGGAGGGAAGTAA
- the rplP gene encoding 50S ribosomal protein L16, producing MLLPKRTKFRKQFRGRMTGDAKGGDYVAFGDYGLVATEPAWIKSNQIEACRIVMSRHFRRGGKIYIRIFPDKPVTKKPAETRMGKGKGAVEYWVAVVKPGRVMFEVSGVTEEQAKEAFRLAGHKLPIQTKMVKREVYDEAQ from the coding sequence ATGCTTCTTCCTAAGCGTACGAAGTTCCGTAAGCAGTTCCGTGGCCGTATGACCGGCGACGCCAAGGGCGGCGACTACGTTGCCTTCGGCGACTACGGTCTGGTCGCGACCGAGCCGGCCTGGATCAAGTCGAACCAGATCGAGGCCTGCCGTATCGTGATGAGCCGTCACTTCCGCCGCGGTGGTAAGATCTACATTCGTATCTTCCCCGACAAGCCGGTGACCAAGAAGCCCGCCGAAACCCGAATGGGTAAGGGTAAGGGTGCGGTAGAATACTGGGTGGCCGTGGTGAAGCCGGGCCGCGTGATGTTCGAAGTGTCCGGCGTGACCGAGGAGCAGGCCAAGGAGGCCTTCCGCCTGGCCGGCCACAAGCTGCCCATTCAGACCAAGATGGTCAAGCGCGAGGTTTACGATGAAGCTCAGTGA
- the rpmC gene encoding 50S ribosomal protein L29, translating into MKLSDMRALSAQDIQKEVQARKKELMELRFQNAIGQLASPARVKQLRREVAQLLTVQTEQRSKGE; encoded by the coding sequence ATGAAGCTCAGTGACATGCGCGCGCTGAGCGCCCAGGACATCCAGAAGGAAGTCCAGGCGCGCAAGAAGGAGCTGATGGAGCTCCGCTTTCAGAACGCCATCGGCCAGCTCGCCAGCCCGGCCCGGGTGAAGCAGCTGCGCCGCGAGGTCGCCCAGCTCCTCACCGTGCAGACCGAGCAGCGGAGCAAGGGAGAATAA
- the rplD gene encoding 50S ribosomal protein L4: protein MAQINVVGKNGGRTIEVDLPEVNVGILHDVVTWQLAKRRQGSASTKTRAEVSRTGKKIYSQKGTGNARHGDRSVPTFVGGGVAFGPKPRKYGFTLPKRVRQLGLAMALSDRASQGKLIAVDGFGIEDGKTKSFVSWAKENGLTGSRVFLVTDDLQTRRAARNLPWVTALPVAGLNVYDILRHDHLVIDAVVLEPAKEEEEA, encoded by the coding sequence ATGGCCCAGATCAATGTCGTGGGCAAGAACGGCGGTCGTACCATCGAGGTCGACCTGCCCGAGGTGAACGTCGGCATCCTGCACGACGTCGTCACTTGGCAGCTGGCCAAACGCCGCCAGGGTAGTGCCAGCACCAAGACCCGTGCCGAGGTATCGCGCACCGGTAAGAAGATTTACAGCCAGAAGGGCACCGGTAACGCCCGTCACGGCGACCGCAGCGTCCCCACCTTCGTGGGCGGTGGCGTGGCCTTCGGCCCCAAGCCCCGCAAGTACGGCTTCACCCTGCCCAAACGCGTCCGTCAGCTGGGCCTGGCCATGGCCCTCAGCGACCGCGCCAGCCAGGGCAAGCTGATCGCCGTGGACGGCTTCGGCATCGAAGACGGCAAGACCAAGAGCTTCGTCAGCTGGGCCAAGGAAAACGGCCTGACCGGCAGCCGCGTCTTCCTGGTCACCGATGACCTGCAGACCCGCCGCGCCGCCCGCAACCTGCCCTGGGTGACGGCACTCCCCGTCGCGGGCCTCAACGTGTACGACATCTTGCGTCACGATCACCTGGTGATCGACGCGGTCGTGCTCGAGCCCGCCAAGGAAGAGGAGGAAGCGTGA
- a CDS encoding 50S ribosomal protein L23, whose translation MNAFDTIKAPLLSEKAYAGIERGRYTFWVDPRATKTDIKAAVETAFGVKVVSINTANVEGKRKRVGRFIGKRIDRKKAIVQLAEGQKIEALEGLV comes from the coding sequence GTGAACGCTTTCGATACCATCAAGGCCCCCCTTCTCTCGGAGAAGGCCTACGCCGGCATCGAGCGCGGCCGCTACACCTTCTGGGTCGATCCGCGCGCGACCAAGACCGACATCAAGGCTGCTGTTGAAACCGCCTTCGGTGTGAAGGTCGTTTCCATCAACACCGCCAACGTCGAGGGCAAGCGCAAGCGCGTCGGCCGTTTTATCGGCAAGCGCATCGACCGCAAGAAGGCCATCGTTCAGCTCGCCGAAGGCCAGAAGATCGAGGCCCTCGAGGGTCTGGTCTAA
- the rplV gene encoding 50S ribosomal protein L22 gives MQAKASVKYLRIAPRKVRLVVDAIRGMSVRDAEDLLRFLPKGASTPVAKVLGSAKANAVNNYDMIEDRLVVKTAFVDEGPSLKRVLPRARGRGDIIKKRTSHVTIILEERHGK, from the coding sequence ATGCAGGCCAAAGCGAGTGTCAAGTACCTGCGCATCGCGCCGCGTAAGGTCCGCCTGGTGGTGGACGCCATCCGCGGCATGTCGGTCCGCGACGCCGAGGACCTGCTGCGCTTCCTGCCCAAGGGTGCCTCGACCCCGGTCGCCAAGGTCCTGGGCAGTGCCAAGGCCAACGCGGTCAACAACTACGACATGATCGAGGACCGCCTGGTCGTCAAGACCGCTTTCGTGGACGAAGGCCCCAGCCTCAAGCGCGTCCTCCCGCGTGCCCGTGGTCGCGGTGACATCATCAAGAAGCGTACCAGCCACGTCACCATCATCCTGGAGGAGCGTCATGGGAAATAA
- the rplB gene encoding 50S ribosomal protein L2, which translates to MAVKKYRPYTPSRRYMTTADFSDLTKKRPEKSLTESLHKTGGRNNRGRITSRFIGGGHKRLYRIIDFKRRDKAGVPARVAALEYDPNRSARIALLNYVDGEKRYILAPQGLEVGATVVSGPEAEPRVGNALPLRFMPVGAVVHSLELMPGRGAQLARSAGTSVQIQGKEGDYVIVRLPSGELRRVHSECYATVGAVGNAEHKNIILGKAGRSRWLGRKPHQRGSAMNPVDHPHGGGEGRTGIGRAPVSPWGQPAKGLKTRKRRKTSDRFIVSRRK; encoded by the coding sequence ATGGCTGTCAAGAAGTACCGTCCTTACACTCCGTCGCGCCGTTACATGACCACGGCCGACTTCTCGGACCTCACCAAGAAGCGTCCCGAGAAGAGCCTCACCGAGTCGCTGCACAAGACCGGTGGCCGCAACAACCGCGGTCGCATCACCAGCCGTTTCATCGGCGGCGGTCACAAGCGCCTCTACCGCATCATCGACTTCAAGCGCCGTGACAAGGCCGGAGTTCCTGCCCGCGTCGCCGCCCTGGAGTACGATCCCAACCGCAGCGCGCGCATCGCTCTGCTGAACTACGTTGACGGCGAGAAGCGCTACATCCTGGCCCCCCAGGGCCTCGAGGTGGGTGCCACCGTTGTGAGCGGTCCCGAAGCCGAGCCCCGCGTGGGCAACGCGCTGCCGCTGCGCTTTATGCCGGTCGGTGCCGTGGTGCACTCGCTCGAGCTGATGCCCGGCCGTGGCGCTCAGCTGGCCCGCTCCGCCGGTACCAGCGTGCAGATCCAGGGTAAGGAAGGCGACTACGTCATCGTGCGCCTGCCCTCCGGCGAACTGCGCCGCGTGCACAGCGAGTGCTACGCCACCGTGGGTGCGGTCGGCAACGCCGAGCACAAGAACATCATCCTGGGTAAGGCCGGTCGCAGCCGTTGGCTCGGCCGCAAGCCCCACCAGCGCGGCTCCGCCATGAACCCCGTGGATCACCCGCACGGCGGTGGTGAAGGTCGTACCGGTATCGGCCGCGCGCCCGTGTCGCCCTGGGGCCAGCCGGCCAAGGGCCTCAAGACCCGCAAGCGCCGCAAGACCAGCGACCGCTTCATCGTCAGCCGCCGCAAGTAA